A region from the Mycolicibacterium phlei genome encodes:
- a CDS encoding fatty acid desaturase family protein, with protein MAITDIAAYTHLTDSDIEALGVELDNIRREVEESLGEKDARYIRRTITFQRTLDVAARLLIGLSRSRKGWLAGTAALAVAKSVENMEIGHNVSHGQWDWMNDPEIHSTTWEWDMVGVSAQWQYSHNQRHHVNTNIVGLDDDLGFGVMRVSRDVPWRPAFLLQPLRNILLAAVFEWGIALHGVHAERQRTPDDKPRVTRERRKLLRKIGRQALKDYIVLPLLSGRRWRRTLGANVTANVLRNLWTYVVIYCGHFPDGAEKFTPDVLEGETRAHWYLRQMLGAANFDAGPLMAFASGNLCYQIEHHMFPDLPSNRYAQIAVRVRELCEKYDLPYTTGPLPKQYLLTLRTIYKLSLPDRFLKATSDDAPETASERKHQRSVGS; from the coding sequence TTGGCAATCACCGACATCGCCGCCTACACCCATCTCACCGACTCCGACATCGAGGCGCTCGGCGTCGAGCTGGACAACATCCGCCGCGAGGTGGAGGAATCCCTCGGCGAGAAGGACGCCCGCTACATCCGGCGCACCATCACGTTCCAGCGCACCCTCGACGTCGCCGCACGTCTGCTGATCGGGCTGAGCCGCTCCCGCAAGGGCTGGCTCGCCGGTACCGCCGCGCTGGCGGTCGCCAAGAGCGTCGAGAACATGGAGATCGGCCACAACGTCAGCCACGGCCAGTGGGATTGGATGAACGATCCCGAAATCCATTCCACCACTTGGGAATGGGACATGGTCGGGGTGTCCGCGCAGTGGCAGTACTCGCACAACCAGCGTCACCACGTCAACACGAACATCGTCGGCCTCGACGACGACCTCGGCTTCGGCGTCATGCGTGTCTCCCGCGACGTGCCGTGGCGACCCGCGTTCCTGCTGCAGCCGCTGCGAAACATCCTGCTGGCCGCCGTCTTCGAGTGGGGTATCGCCCTGCACGGGGTGCACGCCGAACGGCAGCGCACCCCCGACGACAAGCCGCGGGTCACCCGTGAACGCCGCAAACTGCTCCGCAAGATCGGCCGTCAGGCGCTCAAGGACTACATCGTGCTACCGCTGCTCAGCGGCAGGCGCTGGCGTCGCACCCTGGGCGCCAACGTGACCGCCAACGTGCTGCGCAACCTGTGGACCTACGTGGTGATCTACTGCGGCCACTTCCCGGACGGCGCCGAGAAATTCACCCCCGATGTGCTCGAGGGCGAGACCCGGGCGCACTGGTACCTGCGGCAGATGCTGGGTGCGGCCAACTTCGACGCCGGCCCGCTGATGGCCTTCGCGAGCGGCAACCTGTGCTACCAGATCGAGCACCACATGTTCCCCGACCTGCCCAGTAATCGCTACGCGCAGATCGCTGTCCGGGTGCGCGAGCTGTGCGAGAAGTACGACCTGCCCTACACCACGGGCCCGCTGCCGAAGCAGTATCTGCTGACGCTGCGCACCATCTACAAGCTGTCGCTGCCCGACCGGTTCCTGAAGGCCACCAGCGACGACGCCCCTGAAACGGCTTCGGAGCGTAAGCATCAGCGTAGTGTCGGGTCATGA